From Mya arenaria isolate MELC-2E11 chromosome 1, ASM2691426v1, a single genomic window includes:
- the LOC128233388 gene encoding uncharacterized protein LOC128233388 encodes MFKVNCISILAAVVMVQILIRQGDAIKCYSCNSLLNKECGDPFNAEKAGDFLVPCGSNDTVCRKSTTEDTHKNQVSIERGCFEAAEKKECQDIMKIGDVCYCEGDECNGQLPVATSGWLLPVTLAALVVVVFNGRRN; translated from the exons ATGTTTAAGGTTAATTGTATCTCAATTTTGGCCGCGGTGGTAATGGTACAGATATTGATTCGACAAG GCGATGCTATCAAGTGCTACTCCTGTAACAGCCTATTAAATAAGGAGTGTGGGGATCCTTTCAACGCAGAGAAAGCTGGAGACTTCCTTGTGCCTTGCGGTTCAAATGATACAGTCTGCCGGAAGTCCACCACTGAAGACACGCACAAAA ATCAAGTCTCCATAGAGCGTGGGTGTTTCGAGGCAGCCGAAAAGAAGGAGTGTCAGGATATCATGAAGATAGGAGACGTCTGTTACTGCGAGGGAGATGAGTGCAACGGACAACTTCCAGTCGCCACTTCCGGTTGGCTACTTCCGGTGACGTTGGCGGCGCTGGTTGTGGTGGTGTTCAACGGAAGAAGAAATTAA